A single region of the Deltaproteobacteria bacterium genome encodes:
- a CDS encoding tripartite tricarboxylate transporter TctB family protein: protein MRVTPSLLFTLFVAVVAAGMVVTSRDWPLGTGLFPRSVGIPVLVMAMIQLIMDAYRTLHTTAGQERETGDLQVDWTMSAVEVAARGLTFAGWLLGMFFGILLLGFFITVPVFTFLYLRYQAKEGWSMTLWLTAAMLVFFVGVFDQILHIHWLEPVISGPENLLKSLMPWLG, encoded by the coding sequence ATGCGCGTCACACCGTCGCTCCTGTTCACCCTGTTCGTCGCCGTGGTCGCCGCCGGCATGGTTGTCACCTCCAGGGACTGGCCGCTGGGCACTGGTCTGTTTCCCCGCTCCGTCGGCATCCCGGTGCTGGTGATGGCGATGATCCAACTGATCATGGACGCCTACCGCACCCTCCATACAACCGCCGGCCAGGAGCGGGAAACCGGCGACCTGCAGGTGGACTGGACCATGTCCGCGGTCGAGGTGGCGGCCCGTGGCCTGACCTTCGCCGGATGGCTCCTGGGCATGTTCTTCGGCATCCTGCTGCTCGGCTTCTTCATCACCGTGCCGGTATTCACATTCCTGTACCTCAGGTACCAGGCCAAGGAAGGCTGGTCGATGACCCTGTGGCTCACCGCCGCCATGCTCGTGTTCTTCGTCGGCGTGTTCGACCAGATCCTGCACATCCACTGGCTTGAGCCGGTCATCTCCGGTCCCGAGAATCTCCTCAAGAGCCTGATGCCCTGGCTGGGGTGA
- a CDS encoding tripartite tricarboxylate transporter permease — translation APESANNAKQGGALVPTLAFGIPGSASMALLIGAFMIHGLQPGPSMLNEHLDLTYSIVWSTAIANVMATVIALCFTNQLAKISSVRINILAPLVTVVVFLAAYQATASIFDLVTVLIFGLLGWIMKRCGWPRPPLLLGFLLGGLIERYLFISVRAYGASFLIRPLVLVVLAVTIATIYYSVKQERKVRQLTGGTREGE, via the coding sequence CGCGCCGGAGAGCGCCAACAACGCCAAGCAGGGCGGCGCGCTGGTGCCCACGCTGGCCTTCGGCATCCCCGGCAGCGCCTCCATGGCGCTGCTGATCGGCGCCTTCATGATCCACGGCCTGCAACCGGGCCCCTCCATGCTCAACGAGCACCTGGATCTCACCTACTCCATCGTGTGGAGCACGGCCATCGCCAACGTCATGGCCACGGTCATCGCGCTGTGCTTCACCAACCAGCTCGCCAAGATCTCGTCCGTGCGGATCAACATCCTGGCGCCCTTGGTGACGGTGGTGGTGTTCCTGGCCGCCTACCAGGCCACCGCCAGCATCTTCGACCTGGTGACGGTGCTGATCTTCGGGCTGCTGGGTTGGATCATGAAGCGGTGTGGCTGGCCCCGGCCGCCGCTGCTGCTGGGATTCCTGCTGGGCGGGCTGATCGAGCGGTATCTCTTCATCTCGGTCCGCGCCTACGGCGCCTCGTTCCTCATCCGGCCGCTGGTGCTGGTGGTCCTGGCCGTTACCATCGCCACCATCTACTACAGCGTCAAGCAGGAACGGAAAGTCCGGCAGCTCACCGGCGGCACGAGAGAGGGAGAGTAG